The Bacillales bacterium genome contains the following window.
GCCTCGTCAATTTCAATTTTTTTAATCGTGGAAATTGGTTTGGACACCGGTCTTCACCCTTTCTCCGGGGAATTGATAATCTTTGCGCTGCCACTTTTCTTCGACGCGAACGCCTTTTTGCGGTTGACGATTGCCGCGGCGATGATTGTTCGGCGGAAGCGGTGATTCACCTTCGACGTCGATCACCTTCATCTTCACCGGCACTTCTTTATATGCCGGCGTGTTCGTCGCATCGTCCACATCATTATTCGTTAACTTGTTCACCGCCGTGATGCCGTTGTCGTTCATCGGTACGTACAACTCATTGCCTCGAACCCGGTCGGTCACGACGATGTGTCCTTTGATCGACCCC
Protein-coding sequences here:
- a CDS encoding molybdopterin dinucleotide binding domain-containing protein, with protein sequence KKPLEPNEEFDLHVNNGRLLEHFHEGNMTYQSAGIQRKTPYCFIEVSPELAEERGIKEGSFVRLISEAGSIKGHIVVTDRVRGNELYVPMNDNGITAVNKLTNNDVDDATNTPAYKEVPVKMKVIDVEGESPLPPNNHRRGNRQPQKGVRVEEKWQRKDYQFPGERVKTGVQTNFHD